A genomic region of Polyangiaceae bacterium contains the following coding sequences:
- a CDS encoding OPT/YSL family transporter, whose protein sequence is MGSKRYHVLLSLVAILILGPLGGIASAYMNFSLGFFVGGQVLAGILGSAVTYGYGAEGKHGANYMQTMAASVAGMCAMGVLIQAMTWLDMPLPPAPQLMLFFMCVGMFGVGLGMVYTPLLVDRLKLDYPSGLAVANILRALTDKRLLKRSIGQLGGGAGAGFGFAWLSHKLPFIAASHISASTIGAGMIVGARIVVPGLLMGLIGHALRPYLVSIGWLEQGASFRVIGFLIGLAMILGAAIVDMSLIGVEALRRIREQAGKKLDQNAEEAWKQVNPRRLIAWVVFWGIALTIVATQVLGQPIEFILLGIVLASVFVLINGISMGISDSNPISSAFVISVLLMSGLGLRDPRVGMMAASILLISCSVGGDMQQDRSTGWRLGTNRTVQFRYQTIGIVMGSILCVVLAQTFMQAYPVLKINSFVHRDVDVGQWQSAMTFKFVGVLQDLDKLPAYKIKALVLGLAIGIVTSVLRKVVNGNQRYRAYVKGSRKGFVVGFCVDTFLLPTPYATSFGGFVELMTTVWFAFGGVMSSLYNTLQARKAAQAKDEKKDDVPEDMSTTSLVGGGLIAGEALFALFVGVVGLVQNVLLKPAAPQVPPSK, encoded by the coding sequence ATCGGATCGAAGCGCTACCACGTTCTCTTGTCGCTGGTGGCCATCCTGATCCTCGGACCGCTCGGCGGCATCGCGTCGGCGTACATGAACTTCAGCCTCGGATTTTTCGTCGGAGGCCAGGTTCTCGCCGGGATCTTGGGCAGCGCCGTGACGTACGGCTACGGCGCCGAGGGCAAACACGGCGCCAACTACATGCAGACGATGGCCGCCAGCGTCGCAGGCATGTGCGCGATGGGCGTGCTCATCCAAGCCATGACGTGGCTCGACATGCCCTTGCCTCCCGCACCGCAGCTCATGCTGTTTTTCATGTGCGTCGGCATGTTTGGCGTCGGCCTCGGCATGGTGTACACGCCGCTGCTCGTCGATCGTTTGAAGCTCGATTACCCGTCCGGGCTTGCCGTTGCGAACATCCTTCGAGCGCTCACGGACAAACGCTTGTTGAAGCGTTCCATCGGGCAACTCGGCGGAGGCGCAGGGGCAGGATTTGGTTTTGCCTGGCTTTCGCACAAGCTCCCTTTCATCGCTGCGTCGCACATCTCGGCATCGACGATCGGCGCGGGCATGATCGTAGGCGCTCGCATCGTCGTTCCAGGCCTGCTCATGGGGCTCATCGGACACGCGCTCCGGCCTTATCTCGTGTCGATCGGATGGCTCGAACAGGGCGCGAGCTTCCGCGTGATCGGCTTTCTCATCGGTCTCGCGATGATCCTTGGAGCTGCGATCGTCGACATGAGTCTCATCGGCGTGGAAGCTCTGCGTCGCATCCGAGAGCAAGCCGGCAAGAAGCTCGACCAGAACGCCGAAGAAGCGTGGAAACAGGTCAATCCCAGGCGTCTCATCGCCTGGGTCGTCTTCTGGGGCATCGCACTCACCATCGTCGCCACGCAGGTTCTTGGTCAACCCATCGAGTTCATCCTGCTCGGGATCGTGCTCGCGTCGGTGTTTGTCCTGATAAACGGCATCTCGATGGGCATCTCGGATTCGAACCCCATCTCGAGCGCGTTCGTCATCTCGGTGCTGCTCATGTCTGGGCTTGGTTTGAGGGATCCACGCGTCGGCATGATGGCGGCGAGCATCCTCTTGATTTCGTGTTCGGTCGGCGGCGACATGCAGCAGGATCGATCGACCGGGTGGCGTCTTGGGACAAACCGCACCGTTCAGTTTCGCTACCAAACGATCGGCATCGTCATGGGTTCGATCCTCTGCGTGGTGCTTGCACAAACGTTCATGCAGGCCTACCCCGTGCTGAAGATCAACTCGTTCGTGCATCGCGACGTGGACGTGGGTCAGTGGCAGAGCGCGATGACGTTCAAGTTTGTCGGGGTACTTCAAGATCTCGACAAGCTGCCGGCGTACAAGATCAAGGCGCTCGTGCTCGGGTTGGCGATCGGGATCGTGACGTCCGTCTTGCGCAAAGTCGTCAATGGTAACCAGCGCTATCGCGCGTATGTCAAGGGGTCGCGCAAGGGATTCGTCGTGGGCTTCTGCGTCGACACCTTCTTGCTTCCGACGCCTTATGCGACGTCGTTCGGCGGGTTTGTCGAACTGATGACGACCGTTTGGTTTGCGTTCGGTGGCGTGATGTCGTCGCTTTACAACACGCTTCAGGCTCGAAAGGCTGCGCAAGCGAAAGACGAGAAGAAAGACGACGTTCCGGAGGACATGAGCACCACGTCGCTCGTCGGCGGAGGGCTCATTGCGGGCGAGGCGTTATTTGCGCTTTTCGTGGGAGTCGTGGGACTCGTGCAAAATGTCCTTTTGAAGCCGGCGGCTCCGCAAGTGCCGCCATCCAAGTGA
- a CDS encoding DUF2236 domain-containing protein, which produces MPYNAAVIPTRYQNLATARTRFGDRVDRLAPFLLRGDPLADAVIEEMREMPGGRGFALVNQALAQPAGSYAQLPPAMRALFEHLDYIPAWVDWDAMRRGNEFLLRSGVLGGIVLAAASLVLGYADPGGNKPLIFSGRLTERAARRLAETSRFVQAVGQVDGFRRRGDAFAITVRVRLMHAQVRYMLRRAPYWRTDAWGDPINQHDMAATTLLFSLVFLEGVRRLGIETNRDESEAFMHLWRYAGHVMGVDTEILPTSEFEARNLAELIRATQGKPDEDSRALTKALFDAALTNAKTPEERRMGLFRREMGRGFCRALLGDEMADALAVPKTPLIGAYHVFRTTTRAMEIARKNAPDMHRAMVTTGARYWDKVVREGLGNMPADFNPPAHLSRAS; this is translated from the coding sequence TTGCCCTATAATGCGGCTGTGATTCCGACGCGATATCAAAACCTCGCCACGGCTCGCACTCGTTTTGGAGATCGAGTGGATCGGCTCGCGCCGTTTTTGCTGCGCGGTGATCCGCTCGCGGATGCGGTGATCGAGGAGATGCGCGAAATGCCGGGCGGTCGAGGTTTTGCGCTCGTGAACCAAGCGCTCGCGCAGCCGGCAGGGTCGTATGCGCAGCTTCCGCCTGCAATGCGCGCGCTGTTCGAACACCTCGATTACATCCCTGCATGGGTGGATTGGGATGCGATGCGCCGGGGTAACGAGTTCCTTCTGCGGTCGGGTGTCTTGGGAGGCATCGTGCTCGCGGCTGCGTCGCTCGTGCTCGGTTACGCGGATCCAGGAGGCAACAAGCCGCTCATTTTTTCCGGGCGGCTGACGGAGCGAGCAGCGAGACGGCTCGCCGAAACGAGCCGGTTTGTCCAAGCCGTTGGGCAAGTCGATGGCTTTCGCCGTCGTGGTGATGCGTTTGCCATTACGGTACGCGTGCGTTTGATGCATGCGCAGGTGCGCTACATGTTGCGACGTGCCCCGTATTGGCGGACCGATGCATGGGGCGATCCCATCAATCAGCACGACATGGCCGCGACGACGCTTCTATTTTCGCTGGTTTTCCTCGAAGGTGTGCGCCGGCTGGGCATCGAAACCAATCGCGACGAATCGGAAGCCTTCATGCATCTTTGGCGATATGCCGGACACGTGATGGGCGTCGATACGGAAATTTTGCCAACGTCCGAGTTCGAAGCTCGAAACCTTGCCGAGCTGATAAGGGCAACGCAGGGCAAACCGGACGAGGATTCTCGTGCGCTCACGAAAGCACTTTTCGATGCGGCCTTGACGAACGCGAAGACGCCCGAAGAACGAAGGATGGGGCTCTTTCGTCGCGAAATGGGCCGAGGATTTTGTCGCGCCCTGTTGGGCGACGAAATGGCCGACGCGCTGGCCGTGCCGAAAACGCCGCTGATAGGCGCCTATCACGTCTTCCGTACGACGACGCGGGCGATGGAAATCGCACGAAAAAACGCGCCCGACATGCATCGAGCCATGGTGACGACAGGTGCACGATATTGGGACAAAGTCGTCCGGGAGGGTCTTGGAAACATGCCGGCGGACTTCAATCCGCCGGCACATTTGTCACGCGCGAGCTGA
- a CDS encoding DUF2330 domain-containing protein, producing the protein MKLAHALLLTVPLVAAAVTASNEAAACGGCAAPVGEDTQVTGHRMLLSVSKTSTTLWDQIEYSGAPSSFAWVLPIKGQVEIGLSSDVLFAQLSDLTRTTIAPPPLNCPPPPSCWGWSEDDLAGGTGGSGGAPNGGVTVISQQVVGPYDTVQLSSQDPAALKNWLIMNGYNIPLDVAPVIDTYVNEKFDFLALKLIPGADVNSMRPVRITSQGAAASLPLRMVAVGTGAITPITLWMIGEGRYEPTNFPWFTIGQPEIVWNWDTSESNYAKLKDDGFTMGNNSNWLVQHARPLSQWSVRSALEQVVSIIPEQSGYGDPADGYATAFDELDADMQKAFGGLNEGSIWLTRMNAELARQALDKDLAIGASAAQTEISSFFQATKAIGTPPACPVYDPCPPSGSNNPGGVDTGGVWWGDFGDGKPNNGGASSAGCAVSGESNGAAALVIMGVGLGLSISRRRRAARSDNR; encoded by the coding sequence ATGAAGCTTGCTCATGCCCTGCTCTTGACCGTTCCTCTCGTTGCTGCTGCCGTTACGGCGTCGAACGAAGCCGCTGCATGCGGTGGTTGTGCCGCGCCCGTTGGGGAGGACACGCAGGTGACGGGTCACCGAATGCTTTTGTCGGTATCGAAGACGTCGACGACGCTTTGGGATCAAATCGAATATTCCGGTGCGCCGTCGTCGTTTGCCTGGGTTCTTCCCATCAAGGGTCAAGTCGAGATCGGTTTGTCCTCGGACGTGCTCTTCGCGCAGCTCAGCGATCTCACGAGAACGACGATTGCGCCTCCTCCGCTCAACTGTCCGCCGCCTCCGTCCTGCTGGGGCTGGAGTGAAGACGATTTGGCGGGCGGGACCGGAGGTTCCGGCGGAGCACCCAATGGCGGCGTGACCGTGATTTCTCAGCAAGTCGTCGGGCCGTACGACACGGTGCAGCTTTCTTCGCAGGATCCCGCTGCCCTCAAAAACTGGCTCATCATGAACGGCTACAACATCCCGCTCGATGTGGCGCCGGTCATCGACACCTACGTCAATGAGAAGTTCGATTTCCTTGCCCTGAAGCTCATTCCCGGCGCCGATGTCAATTCGATGCGGCCGGTGCGCATTACGTCGCAAGGGGCGGCCGCGTCGCTTCCTTTGCGTATGGTCGCGGTCGGCACGGGCGCCATTACGCCGATTACTTTGTGGATGATTGGCGAGGGCCGGTATGAACCGACGAACTTCCCGTGGTTCACCATTGGCCAGCCGGAAATCGTGTGGAACTGGGACACGTCCGAATCGAACTACGCAAAGTTGAAGGACGATGGCTTCACGATGGGCAACAATTCGAATTGGCTCGTCCAGCATGCTCGTCCGCTCTCGCAATGGTCCGTGCGCAGCGCGCTCGAGCAGGTCGTCAGCATCATCCCCGAACAAAGCGGCTACGGCGATCCGGCCGACGGATACGCCACGGCATTCGACGAGCTCGACGCGGACATGCAAAAGGCTTTCGGAGGGCTCAATGAAGGCTCGATTTGGCTCACGCGCATGAATGCCGAGCTTGCGCGCCAGGCGCTCGACAAGGACCTTGCGATTGGTGCTTCCGCTGCGCAGACGGAGATTTCGAGCTTCTTTCAGGCAACGAAAGCGATTGGCACGCCGCCGGCGTGCCCCGTCTACGATCCGTGCCCGCCGAGTGGCTCCAACAATCCTGGCGGCGTGGACACGGGCGGCGTTTGGTGGGGTGACTTCGGCGACGGCAAACCGAACAACGGCGGCGCGTCGTCGGCTGGTTGCGCCGTCAGCGGCGAATCGAATGGCGCGGCGGCGCTCGTGATCATGGGCGTTGGTCTCGGCTTGTCGATTTCGCGCCGTCGCCGCGCTGCGCGTTCCGACAATCGCTGA
- a CDS encoding radical SAM protein has protein sequence MEPKTQVEIQLGHMCNNRCVFCVSGQETALGRARPLDREPILAEIRAAFAAGHRKITLLGGEPTLQPAFLDVVRETVALGFEEIVLFTNGVKTARASFVDEILATGGRFTFRFSLQGATEEAHERTTRKDGSFARLLQSMRHVHERGQKLTVNMCVVKSNYESVDVFPELLLPLEASQLHLDMVRPLDAGVRTEAEFADMIPRYSDMVPALERMIRGFPKGFDVNIGNLPYCIAPHLAPFIHHDGEKTMTIAVDGDKKLSKPWDKYLVKRRDKSKPEGCRTCVFESRCSGVFEKYRELYGDAEFVPVSLEKLATVDPERESFAVHARALVGQAFRDFAPPAPYSALELVELGEKAVSVRLVGSDALCIELRPRSAGQGMGAFDWFSVWLTKAPADSAVAMIGLCALRERLAAVVKVVHPIAEDAIVPTLRSVAARLLALRQKAPFGALKWTDVRVQDAGRRAELRLEGPRGEEAWVWLGERDGRPVGGYRVAEGAVTDEVKEGLRAVMAALGPR, from the coding sequence ATGGAGCCGAAGACGCAGGTCGAGATTCAACTTGGCCACATGTGCAACAACCGTTGCGTCTTCTGCGTGAGCGGCCAGGAGACGGCGCTTGGCCGAGCACGGCCGCTCGATCGCGAACCCATTCTTGCTGAAATTCGTGCAGCTTTCGCCGCTGGGCATCGCAAGATCACGTTGCTCGGCGGCGAGCCCACGCTTCAGCCGGCGTTCTTGGACGTCGTGCGTGAAACAGTGGCGCTCGGCTTCGAAGAAATCGTCCTATTCACCAATGGCGTGAAGACCGCGCGCGCTTCGTTCGTCGACGAAATCCTGGCAACGGGTGGGCGTTTTACGTTTCGTTTTTCACTGCAGGGAGCGACCGAAGAAGCGCACGAACGCACGACGCGCAAAGATGGCTCGTTCGCTCGTCTGCTTCAATCGATGCGTCACGTCCATGAGCGCGGCCAGAAGCTCACCGTGAACATGTGCGTCGTCAAGTCGAATTACGAATCGGTCGACGTTTTTCCCGAATTGCTCTTGCCGCTCGAAGCATCTCAGCTCCATTTGGACATGGTCCGTCCGCTCGATGCAGGCGTCCGAACGGAAGCCGAGTTTGCGGACATGATTCCGCGTTATTCTGATATGGTACCGGCGCTCGAACGCATGATTCGGGGTTTTCCCAAGGGATTCGACGTCAACATCGGCAATTTGCCATATTGCATTGCGCCTCATCTTGCGCCTTTCATCCACCACGATGGCGAAAAGACGATGACGATCGCCGTCGATGGCGACAAGAAACTCAGCAAACCCTGGGACAAGTACCTCGTCAAACGCCGGGACAAATCCAAGCCCGAAGGGTGTCGCACGTGCGTATTCGAGTCTCGATGCAGCGGCGTGTTCGAGAAATATCGCGAGCTGTATGGTGACGCCGAATTCGTTCCAGTTTCACTCGAAAAACTCGCGACGGTCGATCCCGAACGAGAATCGTTTGCGGTGCATGCCCGGGCGCTCGTGGGGCAAGCATTTCGAGATTTCGCTCCGCCGGCACCGTATTCGGCATTGGAGCTCGTGGAGCTTGGTGAAAAAGCGGTCTCCGTGCGGCTCGTGGGATCCGATGCGTTATGCATCGAGCTGCGGCCGCGAAGCGCCGGGCAGGGGATGGGTGCGTTCGATTGGTTTTCGGTGTGGCTGACGAAAGCACCGGCGGATTCGGCGGTTGCAATGATTGGATTGTGCGCGCTCCGAGAGCGTTTGGCTGCGGTCGTGAAGGTGGTGCATCCCATTGCGGAAGATGCGATCGTGCCGACGCTTCGAAGCGTGGCGGCGCGGCTCTTGGCATTGCGGCAAAAGGCACCTTTCGGCGCATTGAAGTGGACGGACGTGCGCGTGCAAGATGCGGGGCGGCGTGCGGAATTGCGCCTGGAAGGGCCGCGCGGCGAAGAGGCTTGGGTTTGGCTTGGCGAACGCGATGGGCGGCCCGTGGGGGGATATCGCGTGGCCGAGGGAGCGGTGACGGACGAGGTAAAAGAGGGGCTCAGGGCGGTGATGGCGGCGCTTGGCCCGCGCTGA
- a CDS encoding ferritin-like domain-containing protein produces the protein MDTAKVVEKLNDLIKLDVDAIHAYDQAISACTMDELKRNLTEFRADHDRHVRDLSECVRALGGQPDVRRDWKGFFISGFTGIVSQGDHSALVAMQTNEELTNSTYHKALDLENLSPDVRSLLEKNYSDEQRHLQWIKAQLSARVWERKAA, from the coding sequence ATGGATACAGCCAAAGTAGTGGAGAAACTCAACGACCTCATCAAACTCGATGTCGACGCGATACACGCCTACGATCAGGCCATTTCGGCGTGCACCATGGACGAATTGAAGCGCAACCTCACCGAATTTCGCGCCGATCACGATAGGCACGTCCGCGATTTGAGCGAATGCGTGCGAGCGCTCGGTGGACAACCCGATGTCCGACGCGATTGGAAAGGGTTCTTCATCTCCGGCTTCACGGGGATCGTGAGCCAAGGAGATCACAGCGCGCTCGTGGCCATGCAGACGAACGAAGAGCTGACCAACTCGACGTATCACAAGGCGCTCGACCTCGAGAATTTGTCGCCCGACGTTCGCTCGCTACTCGAGAAAAACTACTCGGACGAACAGCGCCACCTTCAGTGGATCAAGGCTCAATTGTCGGCGCGCGTGTGGGAGCGCAAGGCGGCCTGA